CGCCAGAGAGTTTCGCTAAGCGCTTTGGTGTCAGCAGGGGCACGCTTGACCGCTATGAGTTGGGCAAGCGGCTCCCTAGGTCTGATTTCCTGCGGAACGTGTGCGAGGCCTATGACCTCAGCGAGACGTGGCTACTGCGGGGCGAAGGCCCGATGCGGCGCGGAGAGGGGGCAGGGGAGGCAAGCGGTGGGGGGGTGATCGAGAGCGGCGAGTTCGCGGCGCTGCCCGTGTACGAACCGCGGGCCTCGGCCGGGCCGGGGGCCGAGGTGCCGGGCGAGCGTGTCGTGGATTGGCTCCACTTCAAGCGCTCTTGGCTCAAAAACGAGCTAGGGGCTGCGGTGGACGACCTCTATCTACTATATGTAGAGGGCGACTCCATGGCGCCGACCCTTCAACCGGGCGACGTCATCCTGGTGAAGAGGTGGCGCACGGGCCCGGCAAGAGAAGGTATCTACGTCTTCCGGGCCTATGGCGCCATCCACGTCAAGCGCGTCCAGTTCTTGGCAAACAACGCAATCAAGGCCCTGAGCGACAACCCCGCCAATGCGGCGATGGTCTACCCGCTCGACGACGATCAGGTAGAAGTCATCGGCCGCGTCGTCTGGG
The genomic region above belongs to Thermodesulfobacteriota bacterium and contains:
- a CDS encoding S24 family peptidase, producing MGEVQTAETVGQRLRRLRGGESPESFAKRFGVSRGTLDRYELGKRLPRSDFLRNVCEAYDLSETWLLRGEGPMRRGEGAGEASGGGVIESGEFAALPVYEPRASAGPGAEVPGERVVDWLHFKRSWLKNELGAAVDDLYLLYVEGDSMAPTLQPGDVILVKRWRTGPAREGIYVFRAYGAIHVKRVQFLANNAIKALSDNPANAAMVYPLDDDQVEVIGRVVWAGKRM